Proteins encoded together in one Apteryx mantelli isolate bAptMan1 chromosome 31, bAptMan1.hap1, whole genome shotgun sequence window:
- the NHLH1 gene encoding helix-loop-helix protein 1, producing MMLNSDQTEIDLPPTHSESESVFSDCGGGGGHAGSVEDASSVGLCGQSRIAEPGEAMKKDLQHLSREERRRRRRATAKYRTAHATRERIRVEAFNMAFAELRKLLPTLPPDKKLSKIEILRLAICYISYLNHVLDV from the coding sequence ATGATGCTGAATTCGGACCAGACGGAGATTGACCTGCCACCAACGCACTCGGAGTCTGAGTCCGTCTTCAGTGACTGCGGTGGTGGAGGTGGCCATGCAGGCAGCGTGGAGGACGCCAGCAGTGTTGGCTTGTGTGGTCAGTCCCGAATAGCTGAGCCGGGCGAAGCAATGAAGAAAGACCTGCAACACCTGAGCCGGGAGGAACGTCGGCGCCGGCGGCGTGCCACAGCCAAATACCGGACAGCCCACGCCACGCGGGAACGCATCCGTGTCGAGGCCTTCAACATGGCCTTCGCGGAGCTGCGGAAGCTTCTGCCCACCCTGCCGCCAGACAAGAAACTCTCCAAGATTGAGATCCTCCGCTTGGCCATCTGCTACATCTCCTACCTGAACCACGTGCTGGATGTCTGA